Sequence from the candidate division KSB1 bacterium genome:
ATCATCCGCACCTGAACAAACTGCGTGAGCGCCGGAAAATTCCGCTTTCGAATTTTCCCGCTTGTCGCCACTGCCGTTACCTGCCCTACTGCACCGGCAACTGCCCGGCCTTGGCCTATTATGAAACCGGCAGACTCGATCATCCTGCTGCGCAAGGGTGTCTGCGTCGCTATTTAGCCGAAGGAGGAAAACTGCCCGATGCATAGATCCCCCCTGCGGGAAATATATTTTTACCTCACCCGCGGCTGTAATTTGAGCTGCCGGCATTGTTGGTTGAGCAAAGCGCCGAGCGGGTCTGAGCATAGAGATTCATTTCTGCCGATTGAGCTCTTCCGCCATGCCGTGGAAGAAGCTCTGCCTTTAGGCCTGCAGCGGGTCAAGCTGACCGGCGGTGAGCCGATGCTGCACCCGCATTTTGAGGAGCTCATCGCTTTTCTACAGGCAAAAAATCTCGGCGTAAACATCGAAACCAACGTGACCTTGTGCACCCCGCAGCAGGCGAAACAATTAGCCGATTTGCGTTCCTGTTTCGTAGCCGTCAGTCTGGACGGCGCCGATGCAGAAACGCACGACGCCGTGCGCAATAAAAAAGGGGCCTTTGAGGAAACTATAACCGGAATCCGGTACCTAACACAAGTCGGAATAAAACCGCAGGTAATTTTTTCTCTTTTTCGTCGCAATGCCGAACAAATCCCCAGGCTCATTCAATTAGCGGAGGAACTGGGCGTTTCGTCTCTCAAATTCAACATTGTTCAGCCCATAGGTCGCGCCCTGCATCTTTACGATCAAAAAGAGACATTATCGGTTGCCGAGCTGATCGAGCTTGGCCGCCGAATCGATATGGTTTTCAGCCGCAGCTCCAAAGTTCCGCTTATTTTCGATTATCCGGCGGCTTTTCGGCCGCTCAGCACCATTTACCGTCAGGGCAACGGCGTCTGCCGCATCGAAGAGATCATCGGCGTGTTGCCGACGGGCGAATATGCGCTGTGCGGCATTGGAGAAAGCGTCCGCGAACTGGTATTCGGCCGGGTCGGCCAAGATCCTCTGGCAAAGATATGGTCGCGCAACAAGATCCTGAAGCGTCTCCACGATCATCTTGCCGATCATCTGCAAGGCGTCTGCAGCGTATGCGTCATGAAAAAGACCTGCAAGGGCAGCTGCATTGCACACAATTATTTCCGCGAAAAAAAACTTTTTGCGCCCTTTTGGTTTTGCCAAGAGGCGTACGAGCAGGGGTTGTTTCCGACTAGCCGTCTGACAAATGTTAAAAAATAGGGTAAAGGAGGAAACGATGAAAAGAGATCATGAAGCGAAAAGATCATACGCAAAAAAATACCAAAAACCGACGATTCTTTATCTCAGCGATCTTGTCGAGGGAAGCGGTGCCTGCACGCTAGGATATTCACATGGATGGGATGATTGCTCTGTGGGCGGTTACGTCACCTCCAACTGTTTTCAGGGCGGGAACGTTATGCCGGGCAGTTGTACACAGGGGAGCACATATGGGTTCTATAGCTGATCTATTAAAGATGCACACTTTAGGCGCTTAAAAGAAAACACAAAGAAATTGACCGATGGTCAATCTGCAGATCAATCGGATTTGATTAGATGATCAAGGCCGCAACGGCCGAGCGCCTTTACTTATTTTTTATTTGTGCTTCTTTTTAATATTACAGCCTGAATGCTCCTACTAAGAACGAGCGGCTATTCGGCGAATTGAATGCCGGGGATTTAAATGAATCAAGATGCGGGACATAAAATGATGGAAAGAACTGTAACACAGGGAGCATTAAAGCGCAAATACCAAAAACCAGAGATCTTTTATTTGGGTGACTTGCCTGAAGGAAACGGACAGTGCACAATTGGCACTTATTACAGCCTGCCCGCCTGCAAAATCGGGCCATATGTCGGTATACCCAGCTGCTCGTATGGAGCAAACTTTACTTCGAATGACTGTTATCTCGGCAGCAGAATCCTGCTTCTAAGTTGAACGAATTTTTGCCGTCTTACACAAACGCATTTAAAGTCAATGGCGAGGCAAAGCGCAGCCGGCGAGAAAAGAGCCTATTTTATTCGCCTGGCAGATGAAAGTCGATGGCTTTTGCAGGCAGCGGATCCGGCGGCGGAAGAAATGGTGAGGCGATATGCATCCGCTCTGGGGCTTTCGGCCGCTGTCGTTTCGAGCGATAAAGAGCTGCAGAGCGCTCATTCCTTGTTCATCCGCAGTGAATGGGCAACCGGACTTTCCGAGCCCGATTCCATCCATCGACCTTCTCATGCTTCTGAACTCGGGGATCTTTTTCTCGCCATGCGCAAGATCCAGCACCAATTCAGTCGCAGCCTTTTGGAAGTCAATCGCGCCGTGCTTCTCCATGGTGCATTGGTCTGTCCGCCGGGCGTGCCTCAGGTCGGCGTGATTTTGTCGGCGCGACGGGGTGTCGGAAAAACGACGGCCTGCCGTCGTTTGCCTCCCGACTGGGAAGCGTTGGCCGACGAAACCGTCCTGGTCGTTCGCGATGCGCAGGGAACTTTTTGGGGGCATCCCTTTCCGACGCTCAGTCGTTTTGCGAACGGCGGCAGCGGCGGCGTTTGGCAAACCGAAAGAGCAGTTCCGTTGGCGGCCGCATTTTTCCTGAAACAGGCGCCGGAGGATCGCCTCGAACCAATCGGTCAGGGACAAGCGGCGGCCTTGCTCACCTGCGCCGCTGAACAAATCTCTTATTGGTTGACCGAATTGCCGCTTGATACCGTACGCATTCTGCGGCAAAAGAGATTTGACCAGCTGTGCCGCCTCGCGCAAAGCGTCCCTGCTTTTGTCCTTCATCTTACCTTGACCGGCCGATTCTGGGAACTCATCGAGCAGGCGCTCGATGAAAAGGTCGTGAGGGATCGGTGAAAAGCTTTCAGGCAGCATTGCAGTCGATGGTGTTACATGCAGCCGCAACCTGCTGAAATTCTAAAGCAATTCGTCGTTTATAGAGGCAGCAGCATGCATCCGCTTCTGCGGGACGGGGATATTCTTCGCATCGCTGCTTACGGCCGGGCACTGCCGCGACGAGGAGATGTGATCCTCTTTTTTTTGCCCGACGAGGATCATGGGATCGTGCATCGGGTTGTGGCAGTGAGAAAAGAAAAAGTCGAAACGCGCGGGGACAATAATCGGCATACGGATCTCGGCTGGATAAAGCGGGAAAACATCGTCGGACGCGTAGTCGAGGCCTTTTCTTCCGATTACGCCGTAACCGTTCACGGCGGGAAAAAAGGGCTGTTGATCCATTATGCTTTGCGGCTTTTTTTGTTTCTGAAAATGGCCTTAAAACCGATTTTGAAACAGGCGGGGTGGTTACAAAAGGGGCGTCGGGTATTCCGAGCGTCTTTAGAGGTTGTTCGATGACCGATCATTGCCCGACGATCGATCGCCGGCATGATGAATCCGCCTTAGCCCGATTCATCGGGCGCAGACCTTAGCCGGCGGATTGATCCGCCGGCAGAATGGCGATGATACGTTCCAAATGTTAAATCACCCGATCATGAATAATCCCGACAACAAATCATCGCCCGGCGATAAATCGTCGGGCTAAATATCGACGGCGGATGAATCCGCCTTGGCCTTAGGCCTTAGCCCGATTTATCGGGCGTACGTTTTAACACGGCGATTTATCGCCGTACGCGCTAAGAACTAAGAACCATGGCGGATGAATCCGCCTTTAGCACGGCAATTTACCGCCGTTGTATAGGGGATTCATCGCCGTGTAAGCGATTTATATCCGTGTATCCGATTCATCCCCGCGCGTCATTCATTTGCGGCACATGCCGCCTTCTGTAAATACAATCCTTCATATCGCAGAAACGGCAGGCATAATCCAACCTCTTCACCTCTTTGCCGATGCCGATGATTCCGCTGACCGATTTGATCGGCGTCATGAGGGCCGAGTCGTTGAGCGATATGCCGCAAAAGCCCTTCGGCAGCAGCGAAAAAAGCTTGTGCTGTTCGTCGACCTTCCAGCCGCAATAGCCGGGACTGTATCGATTGGTGATGTTGAGTCCCAAGGACTTTTGTTCTGCTTCCAAGTAGGCCTGAATCTTGTCCATGGCGGTCTCGACCGCCTCGGAGGCGACGAGGTCCACGGCGTAACCGGCCAAATAGTCGCCGCAACGCATTTTCTCCGCCGCCAGCCGCTCCATCTCCGGACCAATGGTGCAAATGAAAACCGCAACGCTCGTCGAGCGGCGCAGCTGCGCGCCGATGATGCGGCCGATGTCGAATTCCACCTCGGCTACGCGACAACGCTTGTAATCGGACGACAAATCGATGGAGGGAAAAACAATCAAACCGCCGACGGGGTGAAGCAGCTGTTCCGCCGCCGCCAATGCGTCGTCGACGGCGTGCGCCGTCGGCGCAAAGTCTTGCTCTCCGCCGATGATTTCCAGAATCCTGTTTCGTTCAGGCAACGCCTCCTGCGGCAGGAGGCTGAACCGGAAGGCCTCTCCACTGTTCTGCAGTCGGGCGACATTCATGCCGCATACCTGCGTACCGCCGCGGCAATGGCGCGAATATGCTCCGGCGTGGTGCCGCAGCAGCCGCCGATAATATCCGCCCCTGCCTCAATGAGCGCCGGCACCAGATCGGCCATCATGGAGGGAGTTTCCGGAAAGACCGTTTGATCGTCGATCAAGATGGGCGCGCCGGCATTGGCGTGCACAACGATGGGTACCTGCGGCGCCGCAGCGCGCATCTGACGGACAATGTCCACCATCTGCGCCATGCCGTTGCCGCAGTTGGTGCCGATCATGTCGGCGCCGGCAGCCAGGGCCGCCGAGGCGGCTTCTGCAGGCGACACGCCCATCATCGTGCGGTATTCGTTCTGCGAAATTTTGTTGAAGGTAAAAGTGCAGATGACGGGCAAGCGCGTATTTTCTTTGGCTGCTTTTACGGCTATCGTCGCCTCATCGATCGCGGTAAAGGTCTCGCAAATGACCGCATCAGCGCCGCCGCGCTCCAAGGCTTGCGCCTGCACGCGGAACGCTTCATACAGTTCCTCTTCGCTTACATCGCCCATCAAAAGAATCTTGCCGCTCGGGCCGATGGAACCCAGAACGCCGTGCTCCGTGCCGGCCGCTTGCCGCGAAATTTCGGCAGCTTTTTCGCTCAATTCCGACGCCCTGTCACTAAATCCGTAATGCGCCAATTTAACCGCGTTGCCGCCGAAACTGTTGGTTTCGATGACGTCCGCGCCCGCTTCGATGTAACTGCGGGCGATGTCGAGCACGGCTTCGCGGTGAGTCACATTCCAGAGTTCCGGGCACTCACCCGGCTGCAGTCCTTTGTGCTGCAGAAACGTTCCCCAGGCGCCGTCGGAAACCAGCCGCCGCTTGGCGTTCAGGGCCGCCAAGATGTCCATAGCTTTCCCCTCTAATCAGTCTTTCAGGCCACTTTTTTGTTGAGAAATTCGACGGCACCCTGCGGATCGGGCGAATAGCCGTCGGCGCCGATTTTATCCGCAAACGCCTGAGTGACCGGAGCGCCGCCGATGATGATCGGCGTTTCCGGATGCTTTTCCTTGATCGTCCGGATGACCTTTTCCATGTTCACCATGGTGGTGGTCAACAAAGCGCTGATGCCCACCACGCAGCCTGGGTGTTCATCCACCGCCTTGAGAAATTTTTCCGCCGAGACATCGGTGCCCAAATCGATGACTTCAAAACCGCCGCCTTCGGCCACCATGGCCACCAGGTTCTTACCGATGTCGTGCAGATCCCCGGCGACCGTGCCGATGACAAAGGTGCCTTTTCGTTTTACTTCACCGGATTGAAAGTAGGGTTTCAGGTGATTCATGGCTGCGGTCATGGCCTTGGCCGACATCAGCAGCTCCGGCACAAACGCTTTATTCTCGCTGAATTTTTTGCCGATCCGGTCCATGCCCAAAATGCAGCCCTGCAGCACCTCGTCGGGACTGCAGCCGGACTGCAGCGCCGCAGCCGCCAGTTCGTCGGCGCCGTCCTGTCCCTTTAGGTCCGGCGGCCACGGAGCATCCCGATTTACTTTGCCTCGTTCCACGCATAACGCCAGTTTTTCAACCCATTCATTCACAGCTGAACTCCTTTGTTGACTGATGTATGTTGTCCTACAACGCTAAAGCATGCGATTGTGCATGCAGGTTGGCATGCGGCGTACCATCGGGAATTTCGCAGCCGGCGGCGCTGAAACAGCGCGGACCGCCGTCGGCGATACAGCGCCGCACGGCCTCTTCGACCTGTTGCGGCGTTCCCTGCAGCATGACCGCCACCGGATCAAAGTTGCCGCACAACGCCGGTCCGTTCGATTCATACACTTGCGCGGCATGCCGAAAATCGACCATCCAATCCAAATCGACAATGTCGGCGCCTGAGGCAGCCATGCCCTCCAGCAGATGAGTTGTGTTGCCGCAGATGTGCAGCCGAGCGGTTCCGCCGGCTTTGTGTACCGCGTCGAAAATGCGCTGCTCGTACGGAAGAGCATACTGAGCATACCAGTCGGCGGAAATCTGCGAGGCGACCGCATCGCCGAGGCCTATCAGATCGGCGCCGGCTTCCATCTGCGCCTTGGCAAAAAGAATTTCCTGTTCGCAGCAGAACTCCAGCAGGTCCGAAACCCACTCCGGCCGTTCAAAGATGTCCATCATCAGCGTGCTCACGCCGCGCAAATCGGCGGCTTCCGCCAACGCCCCTTCGACCCATCCCATGATCGGAACTTGACCGCCCACCCGTTCGCGGAAAAGCCGAATCGCTTCGAGCCGATCGTTCATCCGTCTGCCGTCTTCCGGCCGGACCAGTTTTAGTTTGTTCAAATCGGACGGATCTTTTAACAGCGGCTCGGTTGCCAGCGGCAGAGCATCCTGAGGAAATTCGACCTTAAGCCCCAAGTCGTGGGCTTCGCGATAAGGGTCGGAAATCGCCTGAGCAATATCGACCTGAAAGGCTTCAATAACGGCCAAATTGGCGTCGACCAACACGCGATAATCCAAATAATAATCGCGCAGTTCCGCATGAATGAAATGCGCCCCGAACTGCATAAAGATGTCGAAATTGGGAACCCGATCAACCGGTAAACCCTTTAAGCGGTTTCGAAACCGTTCATAGGAGTTCATGACCGTCTTCCTTGCGGATTTGTACTCGTTTACATCATCTCATCTTCGCGCACTTGATCGATGAGCTGCGGCACCTGTTGCGGCGTCACTTTGCTGTAGACCTTGCCGTTGATGGTCACCACCGGCGCCAAGGCGCAGACGCCGAGGCACCGGCTGCTTTCCAGGGAAAAGAGCAGGTCGGAGCTCGTTTCTCCCAGGTCGATTCCCAGTTCCGAGCGAAAAGCGTCCAACACCTTGTCGGCGCCTTTGACGAAACAGGCAGTTCCCAGACACACCGACACGGCATATTTCCCCGCCGGCCGCAGTCGGAAAAAGTGATAAAAGGTCGCAACGCCGCTGACCACCGAGGTGGGCACCTGCAGCCGCTGCGCCACTTCGTACATGTGCTCTTTGGATAAGTAACCGTATTTTTCCTGCACTTTGTGCAGGACGGCAATCAAATAGCTGTCCGGATGTTCTTTTTCCAGACAGGTCTCGATAAAACGAACGATTTCCGGGTCCAGTGTCGGCTTATTCATCACTTGATCCCCTTTGGTTCACGGGCAGTATACGTGGTGTGGAGAAGCTCGTGCGCCTTATGACTGCCCGGTTCGCCCAAATATTCTTCGTACAGTTTGAGAATGTAGGGGTTTTCATGTGACTTGCGCACCGTTTTGGCCTCGTCGATCGAATAGAGAGCGCCGGCACGCAGTCGATTGATCTCTTTGTCCAACACATAATAGCCGGGCGGAGGGTAAGGTTGGCCGCCGCCGCCGATGCAGCCGCCCGGACAGGCCA
This genomic interval carries:
- a CDS encoding uroporphyrinogen decarboxylase family protein; protein product: MNSYERFRNRLKGLPVDRVPNFDIFMQFGAHFIHAELRDYYLDYRVLVDANLAVIEAFQVDIAQAISDPYREAHDLGLKVEFPQDALPLATEPLLKDPSDLNKLKLVRPEDGRRMNDRLEAIRLFRERVGGQVPIMGWVEGALAEAADLRGVSTLMMDIFERPEWVSDLLEFCCEQEILFAKAQMEAGADLIGLGDAVASQISADWYAQYALPYEQRIFDAVHKAGGTARLHICGNTTHLLEGMAASGADIVDLDWMVDFRHAAQVYESNGPALCGNFDPVAVMLQGTPQQVEEAVRRCIADGGPRCFSAAGCEIPDGTPHANLHAQSHALAL
- a CDS encoding signal peptidase I, which translates into the protein MQPQPAEILKQFVVYRGSSMHPLLRDGDILRIAAYGRALPRRGDVILFFLPDEDHGIVHRVVAVRKEKVETRGDNNRHTDLGWIKRENIVGRVVEAFSSDYAVTVHGGKKGLLIHYALRLFLFLKMALKPILKQAGWLQKGRRVFRASLEVVR
- a CDS encoding corrinoid protein produces the protein MNEWVEKLALCVERGKVNRDAPWPPDLKGQDGADELAAAALQSGCSPDEVLQGCILGMDRIGKKFSENKAFVPELLMSAKAMTAAMNHLKPYFQSGEVKRKGTFVIGTVAGDLHDIGKNLVAMVAEGGGFEVIDLGTDVSAEKFLKAVDEHPGCVVGISALLTTTMVNMEKVIRTIKEKHPETPIIIGGAPVTQAFADKIGADGYSPDPQGAVEFLNKKVA
- the scmF gene encoding SynChlorMet cassette radical SAM/SPASM protein ScmF, with product MHRSPLREIYFYLTRGCNLSCRHCWLSKAPSGSEHRDSFLPIELFRHAVEEALPLGLQRVKLTGGEPMLHPHFEELIAFLQAKNLGVNIETNVTLCTPQQAKQLADLRSCFVAVSLDGADAETHDAVRNKKGAFEETITGIRYLTQVGIKPQVIFSLFRRNAEQIPRLIQLAEELGVSSLKFNIVQPIGRALHLYDQKETLSVAELIELGRRIDMVFSRSSKVPLIFDYPAAFRPLSTIYRQGNGVCRIEEIIGVLPTGEYALCGIGESVRELVFGRVGQDPLAKIWSRNKILKRLHDHLADHLQGVCSVCVMKKTCKGSCIAHNYFREKKLFAPFWFCQEAYEQGLFPTSRLTNVKK
- the nuoE gene encoding NADH-quinone oxidoreductase subunit NuoE gives rise to the protein MNKPTLDPEIVRFIETCLEKEHPDSYLIAVLHKVQEKYGYLSKEHMYEVAQRLQVPTSVVSGVATFYHFFRLRPAGKYAVSVCLGTACFVKGADKVLDAFRSELGIDLGETSSDLLFSLESSRCLGVCALAPVVTINGKVYSKVTPQQVPQLIDQVREDEMM
- a CDS encoding 5-methyltetrahydrofolate--homocysteine methyltransferase, whose translation is MNVARLQNSGEAFRFSLLPQEALPERNRILEIIGGEQDFAPTAHAVDDALAAAEQLLHPVGGLIVFPSIDLSSDYKRCRVAEVEFDIGRIIGAQLRRSTSVAVFICTIGPEMERLAAEKMRCGDYLAGYAVDLVASEAVETAMDKIQAYLEAEQKSLGLNITNRYSPGYCGWKVDEQHKLFSLLPKGFCGISLNDSALMTPIKSVSGIIGIGKEVKRLDYACRFCDMKDCIYRRRHVPQMNDARG
- the scmC gene encoding SynChlorMet cassette protein ScmC, yielding MARQSAAGEKRAYFIRLADESRWLLQAADPAAEEMVRRYASALGLSAAVVSSDKELQSAHSLFIRSEWATGLSEPDSIHRPSHASELGDLFLAMRKIQHQFSRSLLEVNRAVLLHGALVCPPGVPQVGVILSARRGVGKTTACRRLPPDWEALADETVLVVRDAQGTFWGHPFPTLSRFANGGSGGVWQTERAVPLAAAFFLKQAPEDRLEPIGQGQAAALLTCAAEQISYWLTELPLDTVRILRQKRFDQLCRLAQSVPAFVLHLTLTGRFWELIEQALDEKVVRDR
- a CDS encoding homocysteine S-methyltransferase family protein; its protein translation is MDILAALNAKRRLVSDGAWGTFLQHKGLQPGECPELWNVTHREAVLDIARSYIEAGADVIETNSFGGNAVKLAHYGFSDRASELSEKAAEISRQAAGTEHGVLGSIGPSGKILLMGDVSEEELYEAFRVQAQALERGGADAVICETFTAIDEATIAVKAAKENTRLPVICTFTFNKISQNEYRTMMGVSPAEAASAALAAGADMIGTNCGNGMAQMVDIVRQMRAAAPQVPIVVHANAGAPILIDDQTVFPETPSMMADLVPALIEAGADIIGGCCGTTPEHIRAIAAAVRRYAA
- a CDS encoding SPASM domain-containing protein; the encoded protein is HPHLNKLRERRKIPLSNFPACRHCRYLPYCTGNCPALAYYETGRLDHPAAQGCLRRYLAEGGKLPDA